The DNA sequence GAAGTAAAGTTGATACGCGTTCCGCTCAAAAAGCCTGTCAGTGATGCCAAGGTTATCCAAGGTAAGCAGACACCCCTAAAAGAAGTCATGATTACAGCGGCTCTTATTGAAACTGAAGCAGGCTACACGGGGATGGGCTATACTTATTGTAAGCGTAATGGTGGCCCGGCTCAGTATGCTCTGTCAAAAGAATATGCACCCTTGCTGCTGGGACAGGATCCTAATGACATTAGTCGTCTGTGGAATAAATTGCTGTGGTCCAGTATTTCCATCGGCAATACCGGTGTTGCTGTTCAAGGAATCACGCCTTTTGATATTGCCCTGTGGGATATTAAGGCTAAGCGTGCCGGTCTCCCTTTGAGTAAACTCTTGGGTCAGCACAAGGAATACGTTCCTTGCTACAATACAACCGGCGGTTTTCTGCAAGATACCATTGAAGAGGTCATTGCCCATGCTCGTACAGTATTGGAACAAGGTGTCGGCGGTGTAAAAATTAAGGTCGGCCAACCCGACTACAAGGAGGATGTCAAACGTGTCGCTGCTTTGAGGAAAGCGCTGGGTGATGATGTCCCTATTATGATTGATGCTAATCAGCAGTGGGATGTCTCAACGGCCCTTAAGGCTGGTAAGTATTTTGATGACTACAATCTCGTCTGGTTTGAAGAGCCTGTAACCTGCCATGATGTTGAAGGCCACCTGCGCCTGTCACAAGCTCTGGGGACACCGATTGCAACAGGAGAGATGCTGACCAGTTATGAAGAAGGGGTTCCCTTCTTTGAAAAACGGGCTTTTGATGTCTGTCAATTAGATGCACCGCGTATCGGCGGCATCACACAGTTTCAAAAGGTACTTCAGCGGGCAGAAGAAAATCATTTAGTGTTGGCGCCGCACTACAGTATGGAACTTCATTTACCGCTGACAGCCTGCTATAGCGGTGATGCTTGGGTGGAACATTTTGAATGGTTTGAAACAGTGGGACTCTTTGAAGAAAAGGTAGAATTGGTAGATGGCAAGATGAAAGTGCCGACACGTCTAGGCCTAGGATTGACCCTCAATCAGGATGTTTTGCCGGACTTACAAGTAGATGCTCAGCTGTTTCAATAAGCAGTAATTTATAAAAAATGATTTCGGAGGATAAAATATGTCAGTGCCTACAGTTGTTAAAATGGATGTTTATCCGGTTGCTGGATATGATTCCATGCTATTAAATCTGAGCGGAGCTCATGGGCCCTACTTCACGCGCAATGTGGTGATTCTGGAGGATAGCTCAGGTAATCTGGGTGTCGGCGAGGTTCCGGGCGGCCAGAAAATTACAGATACTTTGGAAAAGGCTAAAGAATTGGTTGTCGGACGCAGCATCGGAGAGTACAAGAATATTGTCAAAGAAATTGGTCAGCAATTTGGCCAGCTTGACTCAGGCGGCCGCGGTCTCCAAACGTTTGACCTCCGGACAACTGTTCACGTTCAAACAGCAGTAGAAACGCCTTTGCTTGACCTTTTGGGTCAGCATCTGCAAGTGCCGGTGGCTGCTCTTTTAGGAGATGGACAAGTTCGTGAAGATGTGCCTTTCTTAGGTTATCTCTTCTATGTTGCTGATCCTAATAAAACCGATCTTCCTTATCTACAAGGAGATGACGATTCCGATGACTGGGGCCGCCTGCGTCGCAAGGAAGCTATGACACCGGAAGCTATTGTTGATTTAGCCAAGGCTGCCTACAAGCGCTACGGCTTTAAGGATTTTAAACTTAAAGGCGGAGTTCTGGAGGGCAAGGAAGAAGCTAAGGCTATTAAAGCTTTGAAAAAAGAATTTCCAAATGCCCGTATCACTCTTGATCCAAACGGTGCTTGGTCCTTGAAGGAGGCCATTGAAATCGGTAAAGATTTAAAGGGCATTGCTGCTTATATCGAAGACCCTTGTGGGGCAGAAGATGGCTTTAGTGGCCGTGAAGTCATGGCCGAATTTGTCAAAGCTACTGGAATTCCGACGGCAACCAATATGGTTGCGACAGACTGGCGGCAAATGCAGCATTCTGTTGCTTTGCATTCTGTAACGATTCCGCTTGCTGATCCGCATTTCTGGACCATGCAGGGCTCTGTCCGTGTCGCTCAGATGTGCCATGACTTTGGTATGACTTGGGGCGTTCACTCCAATAACCACTTCGATATTTCCTTGGCCATGGTAGCCCATGCGGCTGCTGCAGCACCGGGTGACATCAATGCTTGTGACACGCATTATATTTGGCAGGATGGTCAGGCTCTGACCGAAAATCCTTATATTATCAGAGATGGTGTCATTCATATTGCCAAAGATTCTGTTGGTTTAGGAATCAAACCTGATCTGGCTGCCATCAAAAAAGCCCATCAGCTCTACCTTGATAAGAATCTTGGCGCGCGTGATGATGCGGCTGCCATGCAATATTTGATTCCAGATTGGACGTTTGACAATAAAAAGCCAAGTTTAGTAAGATAGGAGATAATCTCAGTGTTTGATAAAGACGATGTAAAAGGTATTATCGTTCCGATTATTACACCGGTAGACGATAATGAAAATATTGATGATGTCAGATTAAGAAAGATTGTTAATCATGTCATTGACAATGGAGTACACGGCATTTTAGCCTTTGGCAGCAATTCAGAGTTTTACATGTTTGAACCGGATGAAATGTTTTGTGCCCTCGATGTGATGTTGGAAGAAGCTGCTGGCCGTGTTCCTATT is a window from the Streptococcus criceti HS-6 genome containing:
- a CDS encoding L-talarate/galactarate dehydratase, with translation MIDKIIKVEVKLIRVPLKKPVSDAKVIQGKQTPLKEVMITAALIETEAGYTGMGYTYCKRNGGPAQYALSKEYAPLLLGQDPNDISRLWNKLLWSSISIGNTGVAVQGITPFDIALWDIKAKRAGLPLSKLLGQHKEYVPCYNTTGGFLQDTIEEVIAHARTVLEQGVGGVKIKVGQPDYKEDVKRVAALRKALGDDVPIMIDANQQWDVSTALKAGKYFDDYNLVWFEEPVTCHDVEGHLRLSQALGTPIATGEMLTSYEEGVPFFEKRAFDVCQLDAPRIGGITQFQKVLQRAEENHLVLAPHYSMELHLPLTACYSGDAWVEHFEWFETVGLFEEKVELVDGKMKVPTRLGLGLTLNQDVLPDLQVDAQLFQ
- a CDS encoding enolase C-terminal domain-like protein, with the protein product MSVPTVVKMDVYPVAGYDSMLLNLSGAHGPYFTRNVVILEDSSGNLGVGEVPGGQKITDTLEKAKELVVGRSIGEYKNIVKEIGQQFGQLDSGGRGLQTFDLRTTVHVQTAVETPLLDLLGQHLQVPVAALLGDGQVREDVPFLGYLFYVADPNKTDLPYLQGDDDSDDWGRLRRKEAMTPEAIVDLAKAAYKRYGFKDFKLKGGVLEGKEEAKAIKALKKEFPNARITLDPNGAWSLKEAIEIGKDLKGIAAYIEDPCGAEDGFSGREVMAEFVKATGIPTATNMVATDWRQMQHSVALHSVTIPLADPHFWTMQGSVRVAQMCHDFGMTWGVHSNNHFDISLAMVAHAAAAAPGDINACDTHYIWQDGQALTENPYIIRDGVIHIAKDSVGLGIKPDLAAIKKAHQLYLDKNLGARDDAAAMQYLIPDWTFDNKKPSLVR